DNA sequence from the Shewanella piezotolerans WP3 genome:
GAACATTGGTGATCTTTCAGGTGTCACCATCGCCTACCGTGCGTACAAGAAATCACTGAACGGCCAAGAGGCACCAGTGATTGACGGCCTTACAGGCGATCAGCGTTTCTTCATTGGTTTCACCCAAATCTGGCGTGCAAAAATCAAAGAAGAGTCAATGCGTAACCGTGTAGCGACAGATCCACATTCGCCGGCACAATTCCGCTCACTTGGCGCACTATCTAATATGCCTGAATTTTACAGCACTTATGATGTAAAACCAGGAGATGCTATGTATATTGCTCCAGAAAAGCGCGTTAAAATTTGGTAATTAAAGCCACGTAATTAGCAATAATAAAAGCCGTTGATGACACGCTCATTCAACGGCTTTTTTTTGCTATTGCCCTCACACTTCTGATAATGAATAAATGTTAATTTGCCATTCAGCGTAGCTTAAGTATCCACAGGTTAGATTAATACCAAATCTGATTAGCAGTGCCTCTTATATTCCAAAGAGACAATCAGATTTGTTATAGGTCTACAGCCATTAAAAGGGATAGCTATGAATCGGATATTACGAACGTTTTTCATTTTCTTATTACTACTTTCGACCCGTTCAGCCTTCGCACAGTCTGTGTCTCTCGAACACGATATCAATACCTCAAAAGGTAGCTATAACGCTAAACTGGCATTTTCCAATGACCTAGATGGTCTCACCGCTATCGAGTCAATACAGTATCAACAACCAAGGCAAACTAGCGCAGATTTAGACTCCCTTTATGCAAACGCTTCAAACGCTCAGCAAGAGCTGGCGCATTTGCTAAACCACATTACCGAGCAAACTCAAACCCAATCTATTCTCGCCGATGTAAAAACTCGTGAAAGAGCAGAGGCTAAAGTGAGAAACAAACTCGATGGTGATGCCGGTCAACTTACCGATCTGGTTAGAGCAAGCATAGTTAGTAACGATATTCAAAATCTGATGCAAGCATTTGCATTGGTTAAAACAGATAGCCAAATCATCCAAGTTAAAAACCGCTTTGCGGAACCGAAAGAGTCTGGTTATCGTGATCTCAACTTGCTGGTTAGATTGCCCCAGTCACAGATGATTGCCGAGATCCAACTACATTTGGCTGATATCGCAGAGATAAAAAGTGGCGATGAACATCAAGTTTACCAACAAGTGCAGCAGATCCAAGCTGATGCCGCTGAGCAGTTACGTCAACTAAACGACTTAGAGACAGCTAAAATCGTGCAGCTACGCCAGCAGTCACACAAGCTTTATCACAAGGCATGGCTTAGATATAAACGCCTAGATCAAGCCAATATCCTAGCCGCAGCGTAAAACAACTCATATGGGGGGAAACTCCCCCCTACAACTGACATCTCTTTTTGTGACTTGCCTGATAAAAGTCTATACTCCCGCCCAATAGTCTTCACACGCGAAAAAATATGAACGATATCATTGAGCAGCTACAAGAGATGAGCGAAACGGTTCCTGTACCGTTAGAGCTTGCAACCTTCGAACAAATTGTTGAAGTGGAGGAAGAGATCTTAATTCCACTGCCTTTAGCATTGAAAGAGTACTTGATGGAAGCCAGTGACGTTATCGTTGGCAGCTTAGAGCCTGTCACTGCCAGCGATCCGCATTCCCATACCTTTTTGCCTGAAGTCGCAGCCTATGCCTGGTCTATCGGCTTACCGCGCGAATTTGTCCCTATCTGCCAACGTGGCGATGCCTTTTTCTTTATTAGCCAAGAGGGCGAAGTGAAGTTATGGCAAGACGATGAAATAGAAGAGGACAGCTGGGAAACATTCTGGGAATGGGCTGAAGATGTTTGGATGCGTAGTTAAGCGCTAGCAACATATTAAATTTATTAAGGAAACACCATGTCTAAAGATCTCGGCCTAAATGCCATTGAAATGCAGTACCTTCGACATTCACTTGCGCTATCCACAGCACAAGTTGCCGAGATAGGTAAAGTTACAGAAGCTGACGTTATTGCATGGGAAGCGGGCGAAAAGCCAGCACATATGCCAGTACAAAAAAAGCTGATTGAGATTGATGAAGCTATCGAAATGCAGGTGCTAAATACTTGCGACGGTATTGAAGAACTATTTACTAAAGAGCCAAAGCGCACGCTGAGCTTTGTGGTTTACCCAACTCAAGCCTTATATGCTCAATATAATCCTGAGTTTTTGGGTACATTGCCCCTTGCTGAGCTATACAACACCTCAGCTTGGCGTATCAAGAAGGAGTGTAAATTGATGCTTGAAGTGGAGGTGGTGCTGGTACCGCTTAACTTTGAGTCTTACAAAGCATTCCGTGACAAAGACGGCCTAAAAGAGAGTCGCGAGAATCGCGCTAAATGGGCTGCAGCTCAGTTATAAGCAAACGATAATGTTCGCCTAAAAGGCAATATCGGTTAGCAAGGCATAACTGAAGCTTCAGAGATAAAAAAGCATCCAATAGGATGCTTTTTTGATTGCTAGCCGTTGCTAAATAACATCAAGCTGCGCCAGCTTCCTCTTTTTCAAGGGCGTTCGCCATCGCCTTACGAGCAGTGATTCGATCCCGGTAAGCCGCAAGTTTAGGTGGAATATCTTGTTCAAATCGCGTAGCCCACAACAAGGTATGACCCAATAGAATATCAGCAATACTGAGTTCATCACCAAGTAAAAACTCTGTATCTGGTAGCCAAAGTTCCGCTATTGCAGCGGCTTTATCAAATTCCCACTTTGCAACTTTAAACATAGCTTCAAGTCTTAACTCTTCAGGGATGGCAAACTTATGCTTACCTATCGTCCACAGAGGCTGCTCAAGCTCGCAGGTAATAAAACTCACCCACTTATGGTGTAGCGCTGACGCATCAGATCCAGCCTTAGGTAACAAGCGACCTTCACCATATTTTTCAGCTAAAAATAGCGCAATGGCTGCAGACTCAGTTATCACATAGTCATTGTCAATGAGTGCCGGCACTTTGCCACACGGGTTAACAGCTAGAAAGTCTGGGTGACGACTGTCACCTTTAGAAAAATTAATAAACTGATATTGCCACTCAAGCCCCAGTTCTTCCAGAGTCCAAGATACTCTCAGTGAACGGCTACGTGGCACCCCATATAAAGTAATCATCTTGCGCTTCCTTAACTGAATTAACATTGACCACTAAGCTACTCCCATAGGGCGAGAATAGAAACCTAAAATTAGCGCTTCCACCACTCTTCTATCCGAGATATATAAAATGGCTTTAAATTAGATTCAATTTTGCTTAAGTTAATAGAAGACAAATAGCTATAAAATTTCAGGCTTTCTCAGTAATAATTCGCAGTTCAAATAAAGTGAAATAGAAAAGGACATTAAATGCAAAAGAGTACGGAAACAAGCATCAAGAACGCAGAATTTGTTAGTAATTTAGCTCAGTATTGGCTAACTCCTTTTAGTATATTTTTAGCTATAACAATTGTAGGTCTCCCCTTACTTTTGCTCTGGCTACCTATCGGTCATGTGTTCACTCGTCGCTACATTGCCAACATGAGTATCGAACTAACCGATAAAAAACTCATTGTCCGCAAAGGTGTTTTCACCCGCACTGAAAACTCGGTTCCGCTGGATAAAATCACCGATATGGCACTGATCCAAGGGCCATTGATGCGATTTTTTAAATTACATAAACTGACAGTAGAAACCGCAGGACAATCTGATAGTGGCGCATTGTTAAACTTAACAGGTATCGTTAATGCTGCCGAATTTAGAAGCATGGTATTAGCCCAGAAAGAAAAATTAAACCAGCTCGAAGTCCCCCAAATACAAGATGAAAATAATGACACTCAGGTTGTGAGTCTTTTACAAGAAATATCTGATACGCTCAAACGCATCGAAGCTAACAGTAAAAATAATGCTGTTACATAGCCCCTCTTAATCAACAATACAGTAGCCAAACCATGAGTAATAGTTATAGCCACTCTTTAACCAAATCATCCTTTCAACTAGGTTCGTTATTTGGGGCTATGGGCCCTGGCATTTTGATGGCTGCAGCGGCCATTGGTGCTTCGCATTTAGTCGCATCGACTCGTGCTGGCGCTGAATTTGGTTGGCAGCTAGCCTGGGTGATCCTGGCAGTAAACATACTTAAGTACCCTTTCTTTGCCGCGGG
Encoded proteins:
- a CDS encoding glutathione S-transferase family protein, with the translated sequence MITLYGVPRSRSLRVSWTLEELGLEWQYQFINFSKGDSRHPDFLAVNPCGKVPALIDNDYVITESAAIALFLAEKYGEGRLLPKAGSDASALHHKWVSFITCELEQPLWTIGKHKFAIPEELRLEAMFKVAKWEFDKAAAIAELWLPDTEFLLGDELSIADILLGHTLLWATRFEQDIPPKLAAYRDRITARKAMANALEKEEAGAA
- a CDS encoding DUF4447 family protein, whose translation is MSKDLGLNAIEMQYLRHSLALSTAQVAEIGKVTEADVIAWEAGEKPAHMPVQKKLIEIDEAIEMQVLNTCDGIEELFTKEPKRTLSFVVYPTQALYAQYNPEFLGTLPLAELYNTSAWRIKKECKLMLEVEVVLVPLNFESYKAFRDKDGLKESRENRAKWAAAQL
- a CDS encoding RelA/SpoT domain-containing protein, producing the protein MNRILRTFFIFLLLLSTRSAFAQSVSLEHDINTSKGSYNAKLAFSNDLDGLTAIESIQYQQPRQTSADLDSLYANASNAQQELAHLLNHITEQTQTQSILADVKTRERAEAKVRNKLDGDAGQLTDLVRASIVSNDIQNLMQAFALVKTDSQIIQVKNRFAEPKESGYRDLNLLVRLPQSQMIAEIQLHLADIAEIKSGDEHQVYQQVQQIQADAAEQLRQLNDLETAKIVQLRQQSHKLYHKAWLRYKRLDQANILAAA
- a CDS encoding SMI1/KNR4 family protein; this encodes MNDIIEQLQEMSETVPVPLELATFEQIVEVEEEILIPLPLALKEYLMEASDVIVGSLEPVTASDPHSHTFLPEVAAYAWSIGLPREFVPICQRGDAFFFISQEGEVKLWQDDEIEEDSWETFWEWAEDVWMRS
- a CDS encoding PH domain-containing protein — encoded protein: MQKSTETSIKNAEFVSNLAQYWLTPFSIFLAITIVGLPLLLLWLPIGHVFTRRYIANMSIELTDKKLIVRKGVFTRTENSVPLDKITDMALIQGPLMRFFKLHKLTVETAGQSDSGALLNLTGIVNAAEFRSMVLAQKEKLNQLEVPQIQDENNDTQVVSLLQEISDTLKRIEANSKNNAVT